One genomic window of Azospirillum sp. TSH100 includes the following:
- a CDS encoding PP2C family protein-serine/threonine phosphatase, which produces MAAPALSLSLSDCRVLIVDDNEFNRKSLALVIRRAGITQIAFAENGREGLAAVDRFRPDLVLLDVDMPVMNGLEMCEALRRNATHEELPVLFQTALDSDEEQVRCFEAGGSDFISKPIKPGECVARVRHQLEKRKLFNDLAAFRERVQRELSHARAMQTSLLPEDRRLAEVADRYGLTLDAHFETSSELGGDFWGIYPLGDGRLGLLMVDFAGHGITAAINTFRLHTLIDRLPMQHMAPSQWLTQLNAALNDVLPRGQFATAFFGILDLAVDTLTFAAAGSPNPVLGTPAAVRENGPDIRLLDSAGLVLGVSRRAQYVDQTYRLPRGGFLFLYSDALIECGGEVGPLGQDAVPDFVRDALARDRQHPLRPMMDSFYARTRLPLRDDLTAVWVARRA; this is translated from the coding sequence ATGGCCGCGCCCGCCCTGTCGCTGTCGCTGTCGGACTGCCGCGTCCTGATCGTCGACGACAACGAGTTCAATCGGAAATCGCTTGCCCTGGTGATCCGCCGCGCCGGGATCACCCAGATCGCCTTCGCCGAGAATGGTCGCGAGGGGCTGGCGGCGGTCGACCGCTTCCGTCCCGACCTCGTCCTGCTGGACGTCGACATGCCGGTGATGAACGGCTTGGAGATGTGCGAGGCGCTGCGTCGCAACGCGACGCACGAGGAGCTTCCAGTGCTGTTCCAGACCGCCCTGGACAGTGACGAGGAGCAGGTCCGCTGCTTCGAGGCTGGTGGCAGCGACTTCATCTCCAAGCCGATCAAGCCCGGCGAATGCGTGGCCCGAGTCCGCCATCAGCTGGAAAAGCGCAAGCTGTTCAATGACCTCGCCGCGTTCCGCGAGCGGGTCCAGCGCGAGCTGTCGCATGCCCGAGCCATGCAGACCTCGCTTCTGCCGGAAGATCGCCGGCTGGCCGAGGTCGCGGACCGCTATGGCCTGACGCTGGATGCCCATTTCGAGACATCGTCGGAACTTGGCGGCGATTTTTGGGGCATCTATCCGCTGGGCGATGGGCGTCTGGGGCTGCTGATGGTCGATTTCGCCGGGCATGGCATCACTGCGGCGATCAACACCTTCCGCCTGCACACGCTGATCGACCGCTTGCCGATGCAGCATATGGCGCCGTCGCAATGGCTGACGCAGCTGAATGCCGCGCTGAACGACGTGCTGCCGCGGGGGCAGTTCGCCACCGCCTTCTTCGGCATCCTCGATCTTGCCGTCGACACGCTGACCTTCGCCGCAGCGGGCTCGCCCAACCCGGTGCTGGGGACGCCGGCCGCGGTGAGGGAAAACGGGCCGGACATCCGCCTGCTCGATTCGGCCGGGCTGGTGCTGGGCGTCTCGCGCCGGGCGCAGTATGTCGACCAGACCTATCGGCTGCCGCGCGGCGGCTTCCTGTTCCTCTACAGCGACGCCCTGATCGAATGCGGCGGCGAGGTCGGGCCGCTGGGGCAGGATGCCGTGCCCGATTTCGTCCGCGACGCGCTGGCCCGCGACCGCCAGCACCCGCTGCGGCCGATGATGGACAGCTTCTATGCCCGCACCCGCCTGCCGCTGCGCGACGACCTGACCGCGGTGTGGGTCGCCCGGCGGGCGTGA
- a CDS encoding NAD kinase — translation MPAPDALRIAFACADTDEARAARTRLVHRYGNAVATEADVIVALGGDGFLLETLHRALTRNRERPTPVYGMNRGSVGFLLNAYREEDLAERIVASQHVRLHPLRMVATRVNGERVEALGINEVSLLRETRQAAKLRITIDGVVRLPELICDGALVATPAGSTAYNLSAHGPIVPLNAGVLALTPISAFRPRRWRGALLPHAAKITFDVLEEGKRPVSAVADFTEVREVMRVEVQECREVGLTLLFDPELNFEERILKEQFAP, via the coding sequence ATGCCGGCCCCCGACGCGCTGCGCATCGCCTTCGCCTGTGCCGACACGGACGAGGCGCGCGCCGCCCGCACCCGGCTGGTCCATCGCTATGGCAATGCCGTCGCTACCGAGGCCGACGTGATCGTGGCGCTGGGCGGCGACGGTTTCCTGCTGGAAACCCTGCACCGGGCGCTGACCCGCAACCGGGAACGGCCGACGCCGGTCTATGGCATGAACCGCGGCTCGGTCGGCTTCCTGCTGAACGCCTACCGCGAGGAGGATCTGGCGGAACGGATCGTCGCCTCCCAGCATGTCCGCCTGCACCCGCTGCGCATGGTGGCAACGCGGGTGAATGGCGAACGGGTGGAAGCCTTGGGCATCAACGAGGTCTCGCTTCTGCGCGAAACACGGCAGGCGGCCAAGCTGCGCATCACCATAGACGGGGTGGTCCGCCTGCCGGAACTGATCTGCGACGGCGCCCTGGTGGCGACGCCGGCCGGCAGTACCGCGTACAACCTGTCGGCCCACGGCCCGATCGTGCCGCTGAATGCCGGCGTGCTGGCCCTGACCCCGATCAGCGCCTTTCGCCCGCGGCGCTGGCGCGGCGCCCTGCTGCCGCACGCCGCCAAGATCACCTTCGACGTGCTGGAGGAAGGCAAGCGCCCGGTCAGCGCCGTCGCCGACTTCACCGAGGTGCGCGAGGTCATGCGGGTCGAGGTGCAGGAGTGCCGCGAGGTCGGCCTGACCCTGCTGTTCGACCCCGAACTGAACTTTGAGGAGCGCATCCTGAAGGAACAATTCGCGCCGTAA
- the clpA gene encoding ATP-dependent Clp protease ATP-binding subunit ClpA, translating to MLSRNLEQTLHRALAHANERRHEYATLEHLLLALTEDSDATAVLRACGIDLDRLRAELSDYLDNELANLITNRPDDAKPTAGFQRVLQRAAIHVQSSGREEVTGANVLVALFSERESHAVYFLQEQEMTRFDAVNYISHGIAKAPGRSETKRVSGADDEAAAEKVVKKGSEALEAYCVNLNKKASGGKIDPLIGREQEVERTIQILCRRSKNNPLYVGDPGVGKTAIAEGLARRIVQQEVPEVLRNATIFALDMGSLLAGTRYRGDFEERLKAVVSELEATEGAILFIDEIHTVIGAGATSGGAMDASNLLKPALASGSLRCIGSTTYKEYRSYFEKDRALVRRFQKIDVNEPSVEDAIKILQGLKPYYEKHHKVTYTNDAIRVAVELSAKYIGDRKLPDKAIDIIDEVGAAQMLLPENKRRKKIGVKDVEAVVAKIARIPPKSVSRDDKETLLNLERDLKTMVFGQNKAIDALVSAIKLARAGLREPEKPIGNYLFTGPTGVGKTEVARQLAMTLGIELTRFDMSEYMERHTVSRLIGAPPGYVGFDQGGMLTDAIDQHPHCVLLLDEIEKAHPDLFNILLQIMDHGKLTDHNGKIVDFRNVILIMTSNAGAADMAKPAIGFERDRRVGEDIEAVEKMFTPEFRNRLDAIIPFAPLTQEVINRVVDKFIMQMEAQLEDRGVSIELNEEAREWLGKKGYDPLYGARPLGRVIQEYIKKPLAEELLFGKLSKGGLVKVTVKDDKPAFDYTEGNRPKRTSGDDDEEMVSEMVE from the coding sequence ATGCTGTCGCGTAACCTGGAACAGACGCTGCACCGAGCCCTGGCCCACGCGAACGAGCGCAGGCATGAATACGCGACGCTCGAACATCTGCTTCTCGCGTTGACCGAAGACTCCGATGCTACCGCCGTCTTGCGCGCTTGCGGAATCGACCTCGACCGTTTGCGCGCGGAACTGTCGGATTACCTCGACAACGAACTGGCGAACCTTATCACGAACAGGCCCGATGACGCCAAGCCGACGGCTGGTTTCCAGCGGGTTCTGCAGCGTGCGGCCATCCACGTCCAGTCGTCGGGACGTGAGGAGGTGACGGGAGCAAACGTGCTCGTTGCCTTGTTCTCTGAACGCGAGAGCCACGCGGTTTACTTCCTGCAGGAGCAGGAGATGACCCGGTTCGACGCGGTCAACTACATCTCTCACGGAATCGCGAAGGCTCCGGGCCGCTCGGAAACAAAGCGTGTCTCGGGCGCTGACGACGAGGCGGCGGCGGAGAAGGTCGTGAAAAAAGGCAGCGAAGCGCTAGAGGCGTATTGCGTCAATCTGAACAAGAAGGCGTCCGGCGGGAAGATCGATCCGCTGATCGGCCGGGAGCAGGAGGTCGAACGGACCATCCAGATCCTGTGCCGGCGGTCGAAGAACAACCCGCTCTACGTCGGCGATCCCGGTGTCGGCAAGACCGCCATCGCCGAGGGCCTCGCCCGCCGCATCGTCCAGCAGGAAGTGCCGGAGGTGCTGCGCAACGCCACCATCTTCGCGCTCGACATGGGCTCGCTGCTGGCCGGTACCCGCTATCGCGGCGATTTCGAGGAGCGTCTGAAGGCCGTCGTGTCGGAGCTTGAGGCGACGGAGGGGGCCATCCTCTTCATCGACGAGATCCACACGGTGATCGGCGCCGGCGCCACCTCGGGCGGGGCGATGGACGCCTCGAACCTGCTGAAGCCGGCCCTGGCGTCGGGTTCGCTGCGCTGCATCGGCTCGACCACCTACAAGGAATACCGCAGCTACTTCGAGAAGGACCGGGCGCTGGTCCGCCGCTTCCAGAAGATCGACGTCAACGAGCCGTCGGTCGAGGATGCGATCAAGATCCTCCAGGGCCTGAAGCCCTACTACGAGAAGCACCACAAGGTCACCTATACCAACGACGCCATCCGCGTCGCGGTGGAGCTGTCGGCCAAGTATATCGGTGACCGCAAGCTGCCCGACAAAGCCATCGACATCATCGACGAGGTCGGTGCGGCACAGATGCTGCTGCCGGAGAACAAGCGCCGCAAGAAGATCGGCGTGAAGGACGTGGAGGCGGTGGTCGCCAAGATCGCCCGCATCCCGCCGAAGTCGGTCAGCCGCGACGACAAGGAAACGCTCCTGAATCTGGAGCGCGACCTGAAGACCATGGTCTTCGGCCAGAACAAGGCCATCGACGCGCTGGTCTCGGCGATCAAGCTGGCGCGGGCCGGCCTGCGCGAGCCGGAGAAGCCGATCGGCAACTACCTGTTCACCGGCCCGACCGGTGTCGGCAAGACCGAGGTGGCCCGTCAGCTCGCCATGACGCTGGGCATCGAGCTGACCCGCTTCGACATGTCGGAGTATATGGAACGGCACACGGTGTCGCGACTGATCGGTGCCCCGCCGGGCTATGTCGGCTTCGACCAGGGCGGCATGCTGACCGACGCCATCGACCAGCACCCGCACTGCGTCCTGCTGCTGGACGAGATCGAGAAGGCCCATCCGGATCTGTTCAACATCCTGTTGCAGATCATGGACCACGGGAAGCTGACCGATCACAACGGCAAGATCGTCGATTTCCGCAACGTCATCCTGATCATGACCTCGAACGCCGGGGCCGCCGACATGGCCAAGCCCGCCATCGGCTTCGAGCGTGACCGCCGGGTCGGCGAGGACATCGAAGCGGTCGAGAAGATGTTCACGCCGGAGTTCCGCAACCGTCTCGACGCGATCATCCCGTTCGCGCCGCTGACGCAGGAGGTCATCAACCGCGTTGTCGACAAGTTCATCATGCAGATGGAAGCACAGCTGGAAGACCGCGGCGTGTCCATCGAGCTGAACGAGGAGGCGCGCGAGTGGCTGGGCAAGAAGGGCTATGATCCGCTCTATGGCGCCCGCCCGCTGGGGCGCGTGATCCAGGAGTACATCAAGAAGCCGCTGGCGGAAGAACTGCTGTTCGGCAAGCTCAGCAAGGGCGGCTTGGTCAAGGTCACCGTCAAGGATGACAAGCCGGCCTTCGACTATACCGAAGGCAACCGGCCGAAGCGCACCTCCGGCGACGATGACGAGGAAATGGTTTCGGAGATGGTCGAGTAA
- the clpS gene encoding ATP-dependent Clp protease adapter ClpS, with protein MADSDKRGNDGTNSGVVVKAKPKTKKPSMYKVLMLNDDYTPMEFVVLVLERFFSKSREEATQIMLHVHRRGVGLCGVFTYEVAETKVTQVMDFARQNQHPLQCTLEKD; from the coding sequence ATGGCCGACTCTGACAAGCGGGGCAACGACGGCACGAACAGCGGCGTGGTCGTAAAGGCCAAACCGAAGACCAAAAAGCCGTCGATGTACAAGGTGTTGATGCTGAACGACGACTACACTCCAATGGAGTTCGTCGTTCTCGTTCTCGAACGCTTCTTCAGCAAATCGCGTGAGGAAGCGACACAGATCATGCTGCATGTGCACCGGCGGGGTGTGGGGTTGTGCGGCGTGTTCACCTACGAGGTGGCGGAGACGAAAGTCACGCAGGTGATGGACTTTGCGCGCCAGAACCAGCACCCGCTGCAATGCACGTTAGAAAAGGATTAG
- a CDS encoding phasin family protein: MSDQITAVTKSVEDAIATAKQNLEGLVKAQQEQIEKASAQVLKNYDELTVLTKENVDALVKSGTVVAKGAEEAGKQVAAFTQSSLEKGVSNAKALLAVKTIQELVELQNAYAKASIDALVSESTKLQELTVKIANEALAPLNARVNATVEVLAKKQVAA, encoded by the coding sequence ATGTCCGATCAGATCACCGCCGTCACGAAGTCCGTCGAAGACGCCATCGCCACTGCCAAGCAGAACCTGGAAGGCCTGGTGAAGGCCCAGCAGGAGCAGATCGAGAAGGCCTCCGCCCAGGTGCTGAAGAACTATGACGAGCTGACCGTTCTCACCAAGGAGAATGTCGATGCGCTCGTGAAGTCCGGCACCGTCGTCGCCAAGGGCGCGGAAGAGGCTGGCAAGCAGGTCGCCGCCTTCACGCAGTCCTCGCTGGAGAAGGGTGTGTCGAACGCCAAGGCCCTGCTGGCGGTGAAGACGATCCAGGAACTGGTCGAACTGCAGAACGCCTATGCCAAGGCCAGCATCGACGCGCTGGTGTCGGAAAGCACCAAGCTGCAGGAGCTGACCGTCAAGATCGCCAACGAGGCGCTCGCGCCGCTGAACGCCCGCGTCAACGCCACGGTCGAGGTTCTGGCGAAGAAGCAGGTCGCCGCCTGA
- a CDS encoding phasin family protein translates to MNQFTPKSLENVAAQAKEQYEGLVKAGQEQTVKQFEQTATAAKEQFEKTAAQLLKSYEDLQATGKANVEALIASSTIAAKGAEDLGREVVAYGQSALDKSITTGKALLTAKSIQEVVELQNDFLKSSFDAMLAETSRLQELTTKVTNEALAPLNARVTATVETFSKPLAA, encoded by the coding sequence ATGAACCAGTTCACGCCGAAGTCGCTCGAAAACGTCGCCGCCCAGGCCAAGGAACAGTATGAGGGTCTGGTGAAGGCCGGCCAGGAGCAGACGGTCAAGCAGTTCGAGCAGACCGCGACCGCCGCCAAGGAGCAGTTCGAGAAGACTGCCGCCCAACTGCTGAAGAGCTACGAGGACCTGCAGGCCACCGGCAAGGCCAATGTCGAGGCGCTGATCGCCAGCAGCACCATTGCCGCCAAGGGCGCCGAGGATCTGGGTCGCGAAGTCGTCGCCTACGGCCAGTCGGCGCTGGACAAGTCGATCACCACCGGCAAGGCCCTGCTGACCGCCAAGTCCATCCAGGAAGTGGTCGAGCTCCAGAACGATTTCCTGAAGTCCAGCTTCGACGCGATGCTGGCCGAGACCAGCCGCCTGCAGGAGCTGACCACCAAGGTCACCAACGAGGCGCTGGCCCCGCTGAACGCCCGCGTCACCGCAACGGTCGAGACCTTCTCCAAGCCGCTCGCCGCCTGA
- a CDS encoding peptidase: protein MTYCLGIKTRDGLIGLSDGRITSGSQLSSARKVTMMGSGGDRFFIMNSGLRSVRDKTLAYLRRDMQKRRGESYSTMLDAVSAFTACLRQVATEDKESLEASKLHFNLHAIIGGQLAEDREPYMFLVYPEGNWIEVDERTPYLSIGATAYGKPILDRALTYGTDMQTALKLAYLSFDSTRFSSNDVGFPIDMVSYHAESRSWRQSNYDYDDLSEQRQWWNRNLTELARRMPDGPWVETLVPEDMRPQRIAEETV from the coding sequence ATGACCTATTGCCTTGGCATCAAGACCCGCGACGGCCTGATCGGTCTGTCGGACGGCCGGATCACCAGCGGATCGCAGCTCTCGTCGGCCCGCAAGGTCACGATGATGGGCAGCGGCGGCGACCGCTTCTTCATCATGAACTCCGGCCTGCGCAGCGTGCGTGACAAGACGCTGGCCTATCTGCGCCGCGACATGCAGAAGCGGCGGGGCGAATCCTATTCGACCATGCTGGATGCCGTTTCGGCCTTCACCGCCTGCCTGCGGCAGGTCGCCACGGAGGACAAGGAATCGCTGGAGGCGTCGAAGCTGCACTTCAACCTCCATGCCATCATCGGCGGCCAGTTGGCCGAAGACCGCGAACCCTACATGTTCCTGGTCTATCCGGAGGGCAACTGGATCGAGGTGGACGAGCGCACGCCCTACCTGTCGATCGGCGCCACCGCCTATGGCAAGCCGATCCTGGACCGGGCGCTGACATACGGCACGGACATGCAGACGGCGCTGAAGCTGGCCTACCTGTCCTTCGACAGCACCCGCTTCTCCAGCAACGACGTCGGCTTCCCCATCGACATGGTGTCCTACCACGCCGAATCGCGCAGCTGGCGCCAGTCGAACTACGACTATGACGACCTCAGCGAACAGCGCCAGTGGTGGAACCGCAACCTGACCGAGCTGGCCCGCCGCATGCCGGACGGTCCCTGGGTCGAGACGCTGGTTCCGGAAGACATGCGTCCGCAGCGGATCGCCGAAGAGACCGTCTGA
- a CDS encoding D-alanyl-D-alanine carboxypeptidase: MGRNFLAAAALLGMVAVGSGLSAAEALAAKAAAIVVDARTGQVLIDQDADAITHPASLTKMMTLYLTFDALDDGRLTLDQQLPVSSWAESMSPTKLGLRAGQTLKVETAILGLVTKSANDAAVVLAEALGGTESRFAEMMTRKARELGMRHTVYRNASGLPNMEQVTTARDYAALSRALMRDHAKYYPYFSRRNFVYGGRTLANHNHLMSRYEGMDGIKTGYTVASGFNLAASAVRDGRRLVGVVLGGKSAVSRDNKMAALLDQAFGRPNRGRDDAPVMASLDTSRSDAVDGEGDDDDEDETEVKAKPVRASLQTAAVPAAIPAAPAREEKSARGGNSSHWGVQVGAFSSKAAGNKAVSQAVKQAPFLLRGAKASVVEAKTGKETVYRARLTGLDEKDARKACAVLTKHGHHCVAVSPGERG; encoded by the coding sequence GTGGGTCGCAATTTCCTCGCGGCCGCCGCGCTGCTGGGCATGGTGGCCGTCGGATCCGGCCTGTCGGCGGCCGAAGCGCTGGCGGCCAAGGCGGCGGCGATCGTCGTAGATGCCCGCACCGGGCAGGTGCTGATCGATCAGGATGCCGACGCGATCACCCATCCGGCGTCGCTGACCAAGATGATGACGCTCTACCTGACCTTCGACGCGCTGGATGACGGTCGCCTGACCCTCGACCAGCAGTTGCCGGTGTCCTCCTGGGCGGAGAGTATGTCGCCGACCAAGCTCGGCCTGCGCGCCGGCCAGACGCTGAAGGTGGAGACGGCGATCCTCGGCCTCGTCACCAAGTCGGCCAACGACGCCGCCGTGGTGCTGGCTGAGGCGCTGGGCGGCACCGAGTCGCGCTTCGCCGAGATGATGACGCGCAAGGCCCGCGAGCTGGGCATGCGCCACACCGTCTACCGCAACGCCTCCGGCCTGCCGAACATGGAACAGGTGACGACCGCCCGCGATTACGCGGCGCTGTCCCGCGCGCTGATGCGCGACCATGCCAAGTATTATCCCTATTTCAGCCGCCGCAACTTCGTGTATGGCGGCCGCACGCTGGCCAATCACAACCACCTGATGTCCCGTTACGAGGGCATGGACGGCATCAAGACCGGCTACACCGTCGCGTCCGGCTTCAACCTCGCCGCCTCGGCTGTGCGGGATGGGCGGCGGCTGGTCGGCGTGGTGCTGGGTGGCAAGTCGGCGGTGTCGCGTGACAACAAGATGGCGGCACTGCTCGACCAGGCATTCGGCCGGCCCAACCGTGGCCGCGACGATGCGCCGGTGATGGCGAGCCTCGACACCAGCCGCTCCGACGCCGTTGATGGCGAAGGTGACGACGATGATGAGGACGAGACGGAGGTGAAGGCCAAGCCGGTCCGTGCCTCGTTGCAGACTGCTGCGGTTCCGGCGGCGATCCCTGCGGCACCGGCGCGGGAGGAAAAGTCGGCTCGCGGCGGCAACTCCTCGCATTGGGGCGTGCAGGTCGGCGCCTTCTCCAGCAAGGCGGCCGGCAACAAGGCGGTCTCGCAGGCGGTCAAGCAGGCGCCCTTCCTGCTGCGCGGCGCCAAGGCCAGCGTGGTGGAAGCCAAGACCGGCAAGGAAACCGTCTATCGTGCCCGTCTGACCGGCCTGGACGAGAAGGACGCCCGCAAGGCTTGCGCCGTGCTGACCAAGCACGGCCATCACTGCGTCGCCGTTTCCCCCGGCGAGCGCGGCTGA
- a CDS encoding response regulator, translating into MPADQTRTTPPLHILLAEDETVTRLAARVLLERAGHRVVAVEDGDAAVAAAADGAFDLILMDLGLPGLPGDEAVRAIRRQPNGAAPCILMLTASATADGQDRCAACGANGTLIKPLRLEALSTALGGSGKGDRNGGAQAVSPAAEPAFDEGAIRTMQEMLPAARVAELIGKTAAVLRQHGEALDEALKTGDRATAGAMAHKIAGVSGQYGCIALRRAARALETELEQPTEDTTRRTDEVGGLLTAALVFLDRYAAKRE; encoded by the coding sequence ATGCCGGCGGACCAGACACGCACGACGCCCCCCTTGCACATCCTGCTGGCGGAGGATGAGACGGTCACCCGCCTCGCCGCCCGCGTGCTGCTGGAACGTGCCGGCCACCGGGTGGTGGCGGTGGAGGATGGGGACGCGGCCGTCGCCGCCGCTGCGGACGGTGCCTTCGACCTGATCCTGATGGATCTTGGCCTGCCCGGCCTGCCGGGCGACGAAGCGGTGCGCGCCATACGGCGCCAGCCCAACGGCGCAGCTCCCTGCATCCTGATGCTGACCGCAAGCGCCACCGCCGACGGCCAGGACCGCTGTGCGGCCTGTGGCGCCAACGGCACGCTGATCAAGCCGCTGCGGCTGGAGGCGCTGTCGACAGCGCTCGGCGGCAGTGGGAAAGGTGATCGGAACGGTGGGGCGCAGGCCGTGTCCCCGGCGGCAGAACCCGCGTTCGATGAAGGCGCCATCAGGACGATGCAGGAAATGCTGCCAGCCGCCCGCGTCGCCGAGCTGATCGGCAAGACGGCGGCAGTGCTGCGCCAGCATGGAGAGGCGCTGGATGAAGCGCTGAAGACTGGGGACCGGGCGACCGCCGGAGCGATGGCTCACAAGATCGCCGGGGTATCGGGCCAATATGGCTGCATCGCCCTGCGCCGGGCCGCCCGTGCGCTGGAGACGGAACTGGAGCAGCCAACCGAAGACACCACCCGCCGGACCGACGAAGTCGGCGGTTTGCTGACGGCGGCGCTGGTGTTTCTGGATCGCTACGCCGCCAAACGGGAATGA
- a CDS encoding MmcB family DNA repair protein: MSDDIAVPVSDAEPALLAGGAPPIFRGVRRALATRGYATLTEFRLASGRRADVLAIDEAGNILIVEVKSGVPDFRSDQKWQEYREWCDAFYFAVDDNFPTELIPEGCGLMVADAYGAEILREAPVAKLAAARRKTLLLRAAMTGAGRLHRIEDPMFTQSSPTV, translated from the coding sequence ATGAGCGACGACATTGCCGTTCCGGTTTCCGACGCCGAGCCAGCCCTGCTGGCCGGAGGGGCGCCACCGATCTTCCGCGGCGTCCGGCGGGCGCTGGCGACCCGCGGCTATGCGACCCTGACCGAATTCCGGCTGGCGAGTGGCCGACGGGCCGATGTGCTCGCCATCGACGAAGCCGGCAACATCCTGATCGTCGAGGTGAAGAGCGGCGTCCCCGATTTCCGATCCGACCAGAAATGGCAGGAATATCGCGAATGGTGCGACGCCTTCTATTTCGCCGTTGACGACAATTTTCCAACCGAACTGATCCCGGAGGGGTGCGGCCTGATGGTCGCCGATGCCTATGGCGCGGAAATCCTGCGCGAGGCGCCGGTCGCCAAGCTGGCCGCTGCCCGCCGCAAGACCCTGCTGCTGCGCGCCGCGATGACCGGCGCCGGCCGCCTGCACCGGATCGAGGATCCGATGTTCACCCAATCCTCGCCAACCGTGTGA
- a CDS encoding ATP-binding protein produces the protein MECDTQTCADSRDGTIARESLPADPLLSAMLQLPDAVALFRPHNDCSGALTDLEWLCANPAAERLLGIAPLAGRRLRGGGTDTACPGLFNALADALNGPVQCTVAARRGTTPVRWRVAAGPAPGGLCAVLTDLGPETPTLAETLAESLTAALEHSGESFALFDHADRLVHANGRLKRDLPGLADRLVPGVPFEELVRCFALADPRLTTDEERGAWMAARLERHRRLEPPMVVPLSDGRWLLSRDHAVPGGVLVHYTDVTTLKLNEERLRVREAEALSARAEAESASRAKSAFLAQMSHELRTPLNAVLGFSEMLLSEPFGPLGNPRYRSYAGDIRDAGTHLLALIDDILELSRLDSGGMPIAEEGVDLGTLSLRVVSALQEAATEGDVRLRREVPDDLPLLQGDAQALTQMLTNLLSNAVTHTRPGGEVVLTAHLMPDGGIGLMVADTGVGIPTAELPRILHPFDPPDSTIARNSRGTGLGLPIVKRLVELHGGRLELTSQPGVGTAVVLVFPADRSLPRDRCRPSPLPPVILPA, from the coding sequence ATGGAATGCGACACGCAGACTTGCGCCGACTCGCGCGACGGAACAATCGCCAGGGAATCCCTACCTGCCGATCCGCTGCTGTCCGCCATGTTGCAACTGCCGGACGCGGTTGCATTGTTCAGGCCGCACAATGATTGCAGCGGGGCTCTGACCGACCTCGAATGGCTGTGCGCCAATCCGGCGGCGGAGCGGCTGCTGGGCATCGCCCCACTGGCCGGGCGGCGGCTGCGTGGCGGCGGCACAGACACAGCCTGTCCCGGACTGTTCAACGCTCTGGCCGACGCGCTGAACGGCCCGGTGCAGTGCACCGTCGCGGCCCGGCGCGGCACGACCCCGGTGCGCTGGCGGGTGGCGGCCGGCCCGGCCCCGGGCGGGCTGTGCGCCGTGCTGACTGATCTCGGTCCCGAGACACCGACGCTGGCCGAGACGCTGGCCGAAAGCCTAACGGCGGCGCTGGAGCACAGCGGGGAGAGCTTCGCCCTGTTCGATCATGCGGACCGGCTGGTCCATGCCAATGGCCGGCTGAAACGGGATCTGCCCGGTCTGGCCGATCGGTTGGTTCCCGGCGTACCGTTCGAGGAACTGGTCCGCTGCTTCGCCCTGGCCGACCCGCGCCTGACCACGGACGAGGAGCGCGGGGCCTGGATGGCGGCGCGGCTGGAGCGGCATCGGCGCCTTGAACCGCCGATGGTGGTGCCGCTGTCCGACGGGCGCTGGCTGCTCAGCCGCGACCATGCGGTGCCGGGCGGCGTGCTGGTCCATTACACCGACGTCACCACGCTGAAGCTGAACGAGGAACGGCTGCGCGTCCGCGAGGCGGAGGCCCTTTCCGCCCGCGCCGAGGCGGAAAGCGCCAGCCGGGCCAAAAGCGCCTTCCTTGCCCAGATGAGCCACGAGCTGCGCACGCCGCTGAACGCCGTCCTGGGCTTTTCGGAGATGCTGCTGTCGGAGCCCTTCGGGCCGCTCGGCAACCCACGCTATCGCAGCTATGCCGGCGACATCCGCGATGCCGGCACCCATCTGCTGGCACTGATCGACGACATCCTGGAATTGTCCCGCCTGGACAGCGGCGGCATGCCGATTGCCGAGGAAGGGGTGGATCTGGGCACGCTGTCGCTGCGCGTCGTCTCCGCCCTTCAGGAAGCGGCAACGGAAGGCGACGTCCGCTTGCGCCGCGAGGTGCCGGACGATCTGCCGCTGTTGCAGGGCGACGCCCAGGCGCTGACCCAGATGCTGACCAACCTGCTGTCGAACGCCGTCACCCACACCCGCCCCGGCGGCGAAGTGGTGCTGACTGCCCATCTGATGCCCGACGGCGGGATCGGGCTGATGGTGGCCGACACCGGCGTCGGCATCCCGACCGCCGAGCTTCCGCGCATCCTCCATCCGTTCGATCCGCCGGATTCCACCATCGCCCGCAACTCCCGCGGGACCGGGCTGGGGCTGCCGATCGTCAAACGGCTGGTGGAGCTGCATGGCGGGCGGCTGGAACTGACCAGCCAGCCCGGTGTCGGCACCGCAGTCGTGCTGGTCTTCCCCGCCGACCGCAGCCTGCCGCGCGACCGTTGCCGGCCATCCCCTCTGCCTCCGGTCATTCTTCCGGCCTGA